Proteins found in one Mucilaginibacter gracilis genomic segment:
- the istA gene encoding IS21 family transposase: MSKIRKILRMNSQGRSTRFIAAQIDSSRNTVRKYLAALKKSGFTFEEVNSLNDKELEDLFGKTRENNQPSSRMQSMLRCFPHVDKELKKTGMNRQLLWEAYIKEFPDGYKYTQFCTYYNQWKTRVNPTMHMDHKAGDKLYVDFAGEKMSYTDKETGEVIEVEVFVAILGASQLTYVEAVMSQQKEDFIAACENTLHFIGGVPAAIVPDNLKAAVTKSSRYEPTLNETFEDFADHYGTTILPARAYRPRDKALVEGAVKIIYTKVYAPLNKHIYHSLTELNTAIWQALEVHNSQLLKGRNYSRILQFEEIERGTLAPLPVLRYQFKKHFYARVIKNGHVNLGPDKHYYSVPYRFIGKRVKLLYSRTIVEIYSNYERIALHPREKNPYGYTTDKEHMASAHRFKSDWTPDMFLNWAASIHEDVRLYILQILERKQHPEQAYKSCLGVLGFAKKAGNDRLIMACQRGLSYGLYSYKTIQTILENKMDNYEESIFADELPMPNHDNIRGKDYYK; the protein is encoded by the coding sequence ATGAGTAAGATTAGAAAGATTTTAAGGATGAACAGTCAGGGTCGCAGCACGCGATTTATAGCTGCCCAGATTGATTCATCCCGGAATACCGTAAGAAAGTACCTGGCCGCCCTTAAGAAAAGCGGCTTTACCTTTGAAGAAGTTAATAGCCTGAATGATAAGGAGCTGGAAGATCTTTTCGGTAAGACCAGGGAAAACAACCAGCCAAGCAGCCGTATGCAATCCATGCTGCGCTGCTTCCCACATGTCGATAAAGAGCTCAAAAAGACCGGTATGAACCGGCAGCTCCTGTGGGAAGCCTATATCAAAGAGTTTCCCGACGGCTATAAGTACACCCAGTTTTGCACGTATTACAACCAATGGAAGACCAGGGTCAACCCGACCATGCACATGGATCACAAGGCCGGAGACAAGCTATACGTTGATTTTGCGGGTGAAAAGATGAGCTATACGGACAAGGAAACCGGTGAAGTTATTGAAGTAGAAGTCTTTGTAGCAATCCTTGGGGCCAGCCAGCTCACCTATGTAGAGGCTGTTATGAGCCAGCAAAAGGAAGACTTTATTGCAGCCTGCGAGAATACCCTGCACTTCATCGGGGGCGTTCCTGCCGCCATTGTGCCGGATAACCTGAAGGCGGCTGTAACCAAAAGCAGCCGCTATGAACCAACCCTTAACGAAACATTTGAAGACTTCGCCGATCATTATGGCACTACCATATTACCAGCGCGGGCGTACCGCCCGCGTGACAAAGCATTGGTAGAAGGCGCCGTTAAGATCATTTATACCAAGGTATACGCCCCTTTAAACAAGCATATCTACCATTCTTTAACAGAACTCAATACGGCGATCTGGCAAGCCCTGGAAGTCCATAACAGCCAGTTGCTCAAGGGGCGCAATTACAGCAGGATACTACAGTTTGAAGAGATAGAGCGTGGGACACTGGCACCGCTGCCTGTGTTGCGTTACCAGTTCAAAAAGCACTTCTATGCCAGGGTGATCAAGAATGGCCATGTCAATCTCGGCCCTGATAAGCACTATTACAGTGTGCCTTACCGCTTCATCGGCAAGCGGGTTAAGCTATTATACTCCCGCACTATTGTAGAGATCTACTCCAATTATGAGCGTATCGCTTTGCACCCGCGCGAAAAGAACCCCTACGGGTATACTACCGACAAAGAACATATGGCCAGCGCTCACCGCTTCAAAAGTGACTGGACGCCAGATATGTTCCTCAATTGGGCGGCCTCCATCCATGAAGATGTCAGGCTATATATCCTTCAAATACTGGAGCGTAAACAACACCCCGAACAGGCTTACAAATCCTGCCTGGGGGTACTTGGCTTTGCAAAAAAGGCAGGGAACGACCGGTTAATAATGGCCTGTCAGCGAGGGCTCAGTTATGGCCTTTATAGCTATAAAACGATACAAACCATATTGGAAAACAAGATGGACAACTATGAGGAAAGCATATTTGCCGATGAGCTACCCATGCCTAACCATGATAATATCCGGGGAAAAGACTATTACAAATAA